Genomic segment of Arachis stenosperma cultivar V10309 chromosome 4, arast.V10309.gnm1.PFL2, whole genome shotgun sequence:
ATTCTTGTCCAACATTCACCTTTTCAAACTTCATTAATATAAAGTCTACCATGGGGAAACAAAGCACCGCATATATTTAATATTGCACAGCCCAACGTTAACTTGATGGACATTCATTCTTATCGTAACATACCTAACGAATAATAATAGAGTTATGTTACGTGTACATCAAAATTAGCTACTGAAGTCAGTcaccagtataaaatatatactggaatataaatatatattgaaaataaattaaattatatatgtatttatacacaaatatattagtggttaattttaatagctgattttggtgtacaaataatatttttgataatgaTAATACTCGACAACTATAAAAAGAGTTTTAGATTATCTATAAATAGATCATGCTCCAAATGTTACATACACCATCCTCAAATTTCTTAATATATCAGCCTTAGTTCCAGTAGCAAAAATCCGATCCCAATGAGAATCCACCAAATCTTGTTGGCTTTCTTTATACCCTTTTGGTTGATAAACCTTAGTATCAGCATTGATGCTGCAAGAAATCACTACTGCTTTGGCCATCAACAGCTTTTGTTGCTCCAATTAAAGAATAGCCTTATATTCAACCCTGTTACATCCAAAAAATTGGTTCAGTGGAACAAAACTGATGATGATTGTTGTCAGTGGAATGGAGTAACATGCAACAAAGGCCAAGTAGTTGGTCTTGATTTGAGTGATTAACTTATCTCTGGAGGACTACACAACTCATCAAGCCTCTTCAATCTGCAATATTTGCAGAATTTGAATTTGGCTCACAATGAATTTGGTTCTTCCATTCCTTCCACATTTGGAAAGCTAAAGAATCTGAGGCGTTTAAATCTATCAAATGCAGGCTTTGTGGGACAGATTCTGGCCGAGATATCTCAATTAACAAAGTTAGTTGCTCTTGATTTGTCTTTATCATTCTCAACACAACATACTCTCAAACTTGTGAAGCCAAATATTGCCATGCTGGTGCAGAACCTTACAGAGGTCAGGGAGTTGTTCTTGGATGGCGTGAAGATATCAGATGAAGGAAAGGAATGGAGCCAAGCTTTATCATCGCTGCGAAAACTGCAAGTTCTTAGCATGTCATATTGCAATCTCACAGGATCAATTGATTCTTCAATATCAATGCTAGAGGCGCTCGAAGTGATTCAACTAAACTTGAATAATATTTCAGGTCTAGTGCCAGAATCCTTCTCGAGTTTCTCCAATTTGAAAGTCTTGGAGCTTAGGGATTCCAGGTTGAGTGGCTATTTTCCAAATGGTGTCTTCCAAATTCAATCTCTCAATGTTCTTGATGTGTCAAATAATCATGATCTTCATGGTTACTTACCAAACTTTTTGCAGAATTTGTCTCTTCACACCTTGAAACTTGACAACACAAAATTTTCTGGAGAAATACCAAGTTCCATTTCCAATCTGAAGCACCTGTCTACATTAGATCTTTCCAATTGCCAATTCAATGGAACCTTGCCTATCTCAATGTCAAAACTCACCCAAATTGTTGAACTAGACTTATCGTTTAATGAGTTTAGTGGTCCAATTCCATCTCTTAATATATCTAAGAATCTTAGATATTTCTCTGTCTTGCACAATAATTTGACTGGATCCATTCAATCATCTCATTTTGAGGGCCTTCTGCatctcctcaacatcaatttagGTGATAACTCTCTCTTTGGGAAAGTTCCTTCATCTCTTTTTACCCTTCCATCTTTGCAAGAGCTCACACTTTCTAATAATGGATTTCAAGGTCCATTGGATGAGTTTTCAAATGCTTCTTCCTTCCAACTACACTTGGTTGATTTGAGCCATAATAGACTAGAAGGACAGATCCCCCTTTCGTTCTTTCAACTTAAAGGACTTCAATTCCTCCAACTTTCTGAAAATGAATTCAATGGCACTATACATCTTGATGTGATTCATAATCTACCAAGCTTGCATACATTAGGCCTCTCAAACAACAATTTATCAGTTTATATACCACCTTTCAATGATGATCATAGCCTTTCATCCTTTCCTATTATGAAGTATCTGTTGTTGGCATCTTGCAAGTTAGGGGAATTTCCTGGTTTCTTAAGAAACCAATTCCAACTTCATGCACTAGACCTATCCAACAACCAGATTCATGGAACAATACCCAATTGGATTTGGAGGTTTGAGTCTTTGGTCTATTTGAATCTTTCCAACAATTTTCTCACAAGTTTGGAAGGCCCTTTGGAAAATCTCAATTCTAATCTATATATCCTTGATCTTCATTCCAATCAACTTCCTGGGTTAATTCCCACTTTCACAAAATATGCTGTCCATTTGGACTACTCAAGCAACAGATTCAGCTATGTCCCATCC
This window contains:
- the LOC130975410 gene encoding receptor-like protein 6; translated protein: MDGDDGEEDEDDDGEWLAQIWLWGGGSATYTANEAYANSGKTPEQRALLVEFRRQEVLFLDNEIVFNEAIIEEREHDIQEIQQQISELLLLQLKNSLIFNPVTSKKLVQWNKTDDDCCQWNGVTCNKGQNLNLAHNEFGSSIPSTFGKLKNLRRLNLSNAGFVGQILAEISQLTKLVALDLSLSFSTQHTLKLVKPNIAMLVQNLTEVRELFLDGVKISDEGKEWSQALSSLRKLQVLSMSYCNLTGSIDSSISMLEALEVIQLNLNNISGLVPESFSSFSNLKVLELRDSRLSGYFPNGVFQIQSLNVLDVSNNHDLHGYLPNFLQNLSLHTLKLDNTKFSGEIPSSISNLKHLSTLDLSNCQFNGTLPISMSKLTQIVELDLSFNEFSGPIPSLNISKNLRYFSVLHNNLTGSIQSSHFEGLLHLLNINLGDNSLFGKVPSSLFTLPSLQELTLSNNGFQGPLDEFSNASSFQLHLVDLSHNRLEGQIPLSFFQLKGLQFLQLSENEFNGTIHLDVIHNLPSLHTLGLSNNNLSVYIPPFNDDHSLSSFPIMKYLLLASCKLGEFPGFLRNQFQLHALDLSNNQIHGTIPNWIWRFESLVYLNLSNNFLTSLEGPLENLNSNLYILDLHSNQLPGLIPTFTKYAVHLDYSSNRFSYVPSTLDKYIPFLYFFSLSNNSLRGKIDDSFCKFSSLRLLDLSYNSFKGSIPKCLTRKNSTLRVLNLAKNKLTGYVSDRISSSCNLRFLDLNSNTLVGPIPKSLSNCQKLQVLNLGNNHFSNEFPCFLGNIATLRVLILRSNRLHGPVKCQHSNRNWEMLHIVDLASNNFSGMVSGSLLQRWSNMMGDDNEAHQKFGNLFFDMFDNHDTIRFKDLFTVIDKDLVIKLNKLLGGEPYSVIDHIFAYYVTANELGCRILDSVTIVGKNLHLNLTRIPSIYTSLDFSSNHLEGPIPEELVNLRALHILNMSHNAFSGHIPSSIGNLMNLESMDLSYNNFSGRIPTGISSQHFLSVLNLSFNHLVGEIPTGSQIQTFDAYSFEGNDGLCGLPLTKNCGDNGMKEPLLPSSEKKTSINWSLLSIELGFTFGFGLIVLPLLLWKRWRLWYSKNMDHLLAKIFPQLEFVYEQHGEQRYRYLRWNRS